The window aataaaaaaaaagaggtaatCGAAACAATTGAGTAAGTACTAGGGTAAGAAAATGGAGAAAACGTAAAATACTAAAATGAAGTTAGACTCAGTACGGACCATTATGCCTTGCCCGGGAAGGTACTCGTTTATGAGGACATGGTTGATTGCTGAAGGAAATAACCCCGACTCTTCAGAGATTCTCTGGGTAATCTTGGTTAACCAAGAAGGCACTGTCAGATACAGACAGGGAGATGGCTTCACTTTAGGACTTCCATAAGAACATTACTACAAGTTGTATGCATCAATATTGTCCACTATCAAGATCGAACAGAAAACAGTCATATTGATGCTGACCTAACGAGTTCAAAATATGCAACAGCCTGGCAAAACATGTGCATCTCATCAAAGCAGGATGAACCATTTTTCTCTTATACATGTTGGATATACAGTAAACAACGAATAATTTAAACTCCGTgttgacaaaataaaaataaaaatgaaagtatCAAACATCATCTGCAGCTTACGATCTTGGGGAAGAAGACCTTTTTCATGGACAATTCCACCTGTCAATGACCATCACGGAATTAGTTGCATCAGCATAGAACTTTATGGCCCATCTTGACATTGCATTAATACGTTATCCATGATTATCAGAAAAAAATTACGATATTTGTTAACATACCCCAATTCTGTAACCTCCTATTCTTCAAAGATTTCCACTTTGACTGAGGAGCTTTGTACACCTTTAAACAATGAGATAAGCATAAATTATCATTTACTGGATGACAATGCATAGAGATGAAATATAAGAGACGCGTAACAAAGACACTGCTTCATACATTTTCCAACAGCTGGGTTTCTTCAGTCTCCGTGATGAAGTCCGGAATGTACATCACAGTCGGCAAAGACCCGACAACGAAGTTCCTCGGCTTATCTTCTACCTCCATTGGACTGTCAAATATAAACCCCACATTGATCATTCACACATAAAGCTTCAACAAGAAAGTCCTCGATGAATCACCATCCTCTTATCCCTCAATTTCATGCTACCTTTGATCCATATTAATGAAAGTTCACAGAACGAGTAGCAAAACGGACAGAATCTCATCCCGTAAATAGAATAATCATGTTCCTGGCAAGCCCATCTAAATTTTCACAGAACTACTACCCAAATTTTTCACGGATAAAATCTCCTTACTTGCATTGTCACTACCCACAATTGCAATCttcgattttcaaatttaccATAACATATCTCCATCATAACATACCGAACATCTGAAAAATCGGAATACTTCTTCCCTTAGTCCAACCCACAAAAGCAATAATACCCAAAACCAAACCATGAGCTTCTCCTCCGATTCCAATCAGAAGCATCATCAAGATTCGCTCGAGAGCTTCAAGTAGCCCAAATCACCATACAGAAGTGAAAATTAGGAGGAAAAATCGAAACTTGAGATCAAAATTAGGATCATGAGCAAACTCACAGGATCGACATATCACACTCCAGAAGAAGCTGAAGCTGACGACGATAATCAGATCGGCGAACGAGTGAAGCTATGCCGATTCTGTATGCCGATGAACATGGGCCGGAAGTCCATCATGGGCCCCATGTTTCGGCCCATTGCATACAACTGAGCCCGAGATCGGTGATTACAAGTCAGCAATGGACATAATGAATTGGTCGGTAATGTCACTGATCCATAAAATACTTTCTCGTATATAACAAATATAAATGCGGTCGAAATTTCAACAGAAAAAGTTAGAAGTGTATAGTGATTTAGTACAAAAATGCACAATTGTAACAACACTTTTCGGAAGGGTTCGGGTTTGACGCCTTCCCGACTATGCACGTCTTTTTCCTCTACCATTGGCAACCTCTCCTTTGCTAAAAATTCACACACCCAAGTGTGCCTCAAAATTGTTTCCCTTGCCCTCATTTCATTTTACcaattacaaaaaaagaaaaggaaaaacatagctccttttcttcttctttttttccccagtttttttttgggtttttgtATTCCCatctttccctctctttttctACTTTCATCCTCCCTTTAATATCACAAGAGGCAAGAATAATGTATGTTTAGTCCTATAACTAATTTAACTTATATGGTGTACGGCGCAGGCTTGGGCATGTCCTTAACAATGCCGCATAGCAGGGCGTTGTCGGGCATGTTGTACTCATCCAGCAAGGACCGTTCCGGGGATACGACGCTGAAGTACATCTGCTGCCCGAGGTAGCGTCTCTCGATCAACTCCGACCTCAGGTTCCACATCCCACAGTTGTCGAAGGTCGTCATGATGGCTGCCCAAGACTTGGGGAAGACCTGGATCGTGTGCCTGCTCACTGCATCGAGGTTGTTATAGTTTTTCCTCTTGTCCGGTGTCCACCTCCCCGGCTCGATCCTGTTCCAAAGATATTCATGGGCGAGCAATTTCAGGACCAGTTTCTTTGAGAGTAATATTTGTTGAGTAAGTTGTTGTATAAAGAGTGCTTACGCTACAGCAAAGAATGAATATCCACCGAGGTGCCACGACTGTAAGCTCTTCTCGTGATTTTCTAGAATGATCTCGATGTAGTTGCGGTGGGTCAGGTTAGCGACATTGGGCTCTGTAGTGATCTTGGCTCCTATGGTTTGCGGTGGAGAATCCGGAATGATGTCGTATTTGAACACCTTATTTGGAACTTCATAATACTCCGCAAGTTTCAATGGCGTGTCCGGCTCAGTGTGGGAAACGCCGTTGATAGCGTACCTAAGCTTGCCATTGACCTTGCCGGCTGAGTTGATCAGCTTAATGGTACGGGTAATGTTGATCTGACCATAATGGTATGAGCCCTGAGGGTTGGGCCTTGCAGCACTTGCTGTGAGGTTCCAGCGGAATGTCCGGAACTGATTGAGCGACCAGGCCCACCCGACCGGAGCCTCTGGGATATCAGGCGATGCGGGGCCCTTGCCGTTGGTGTAGCTGATGACAGCGGTGGTGGTGAGCATGGTCTTGGTGAACCTGGTCGAGGCCACCACGTAATAGTCTTTGGGTGCCTGATCAGCAGTCACGAGCACCGCATAGCACTGGCCAACGTGCACGTCGAGAGAGTCGTAAATATTCTGGACAGTGTGAGATCCCTCCATCTCCACCAGCTTCATCTTGTGGCCCTGGAACCTGAAATTGAGTGAATTCTTGAGCCCGACGTTGCAGATCCGGTACTTGTAAGTCTTTCCGGGCTTCATGGTGAAGAGCGGCTTGTCCTTGTCCTTGCCCTTGCCCTTGTTGGATTTTCCATTGATGAGGACACCATCCGGCCGGCCCAGTGCACGCCCGCTGTCCAGGAAGCTCCTGAGCTGGGTGTGTGACTTGGAGTACCAGTCACCGATGAGGACGGTGTAGTCATCCTCAGGATCAGGGTAAGGGACCGGAATGAGCAGACGGCTGTTTATCCGGAGGCCTCCGAAGCCACCGGCTGCACGGTGCATGGCAGTGGTTGGGAAGTAGAAGTACGTCCCAATCTGATCCTTGACCTGGAAATGGTACGTGTAGTTCTGTCCGGGAGGAATCGGGCAATTAGTTCCTAGAGTCCCGTCTTGCCAGGAATTCTTCCTCTGCTGCACTCCATGCCTAAACAAGCAATACCAAGAATATGACACTCCTAGGATCCAAAAATGATATGCCGAGCTACTTATGTAATATGAAGAGAAACCACCGAGACTCGATAAGTCATCGTTACCATGTAATCAAGAAAGGCTCGTCTAGATGGTTATAGATGTTCAAGACGATGTTGTTATTGGTCGTGGAGTTGATGTTGGGGCCCGGGAATTGGCCGTTGATGAGGATGCCCTGCTGGGGGACGCCCAACGGGGAGATGGTGCCATACGTCACGTTCCACGTGAAGAAAATATAAGGGTCTTCAGCCTGAACTACAGCATTCCCTGCTGAGAGGCAGAGTAGCAGCGCGATCGCTAACCGTCCCATACCCAGGCTCCGATCTCCAATCTCCGTCTCTCTATCTGTGCTTCTGTCAGATTATCTGTCCGTCCGTCTGTCTATCTCGAGTCGTGAAAAGAGGAGGACAAGAAGGGGGGGTTGGTCGTTTCCAGTTCTTACAACATGTTCGGGTAAAATATGGTCTGGTTGTTCACGAACCCGAAGTGTAACCTCTTATACCATGGAAGCTTGGGAGCACGAACAGATTATCAGCCATTGGAAGCCTCCCGTCAAAGTCTCTGTGCGCGCCCTTTAGTCATGGACTCTTGCCTTGCGCTGCTTCCCCCATCTGTTCCCATTGCATTGCTTTTTTCTAATATTGACCCTTCCcttgcctctctctctctctctctctctctctctctctctctctctctctcatccgAGAAGAAACAATTGTACGACAATCAAAAGAGGGTGCAGCGCAGTGACGCACATCCTCGCCTATTGGTCTAGAGGTCGTAGATTCGATACCTAGTGGGATTATCCGTAcctatttattagttatttaggatttatctttcattgtactaggccTTAGGCCAATCTTATAACcgaaagaattaattaatggtTTTATGGCAAAATTCAGGTCAAGCAAAGTCTAATTAATGCAGTAAAACCAAGGCCATGCCATTTTTCTTCAGTTTCCTGAAGTCGAAAAACTGTTTTGTAACCGACGCATCGTGCATGACTTAACTAAGTTTTATGGACCACTTGCATTAAACGATCAAGAAGAGATAACTAAGGGATGTGTAGAGATGCATTATCAGTCTACATCACGAAAATTTTGTTAGGTACCAAATGGATGTATTGTAAAGTTAAGTTAATTAGCTGGTCTATGAATCTGCACGACCTCTCAAAATGTATAACTCCATTAGCGAAAGCTCGATTGATCCTTGAGTTCTCCGTGACtctgaataaaattaaaatgcagGCATTAGGAGATTACTCGGAACTACTTATCAAGAAAGGTTGCTTGGGCTTAATTTATCCTTGACAGGAGAATCTGTACTTGGAGCTCAAAGGgtgtatttttttcatatcagGGAAACATACAAGTATTAAATTTTATGGTTAGGAGGTCTACGGGCCCAAAAGGAACATGGAGAGAGTAATTGAATACATGATGTCTTAATATGTGATCATGGTTCTTCTACACTTCAGATGAAActttaatttcataaatacaTTGCTCATCGAAAATTTCATCAAAACATATCTCTGATGGTTCACACAGTaaatcaagggcaaaatcCACTTGCCGCACAAGCCATCAATGTTTCTCTATTAACGGCAATCTATGAACCTGACGAATCGGCACGAAATAAACTTCAACTGGCAAATAGCCCTAGACGATTGAGGTTTTCTTTGCAGTGTCCACCGTAACGCAAGCTATTTCAGTGAAGTAACTCCACATTTTTTAGCCTCTACTTAGGCAAAGACCGTGGTTATTATTTATCATACGGACGTACGGACTATAGTTGAATTTATGTCACAACATTTTCGTTCTGTTAAATGACCAGCTGATGAAAACATATAACTCTGTTAGTTAATGAAAGCTCCATGGTCTGAGTTTTCCAAGATTGTATTCTGCGGAGTAAAACCAATTTCAGGCATTAGGAGATTGCTTGAACTACTAATAATCAAGAGAGCTTGCATAAATTCGCTCATGACATGAGGATTTGTGATTAGAAGCTCAAAGGACATTGCATAGTGATCGATCACTCTGTTTTTCCAAGATCTGGTGCAAGGATATGAATGAAATGGAGATGTATATACATTATGAACCTAATGAATAGCCCGAGACCAGCAACATTGGGGTCGAGATTTTGTTCGTATGATCCTCAAGGAAAAACATAGCGGAAGCTATATTAGAGTTAATATTCTAAGGAATTCTgcattttgtaaaaagtcttaCTAAGGCAAAGAGTTCACTGGTTGCAAATCATGGATTATCAGTTCCATATGCAATCTTCAGAATGTGTGAGTTGGGTCCGGAGGCCAAGTGATCATACACGCGTACGTTCGAgaaatcgagagagagagagagagagagagagagagagagagagagaggctaaATTGGGGAAGGAGACTGGAACAAATGAAAGACCACAATTTAAGGGTCATGAGAGAAACATGGGGGAAACTGTTGGAGAGACTCTTCCGGGAGGTTTCAATGGCTGAGATTTTGTCAATGTCATACGGAAACATCGTATAAAAAGGGGACCAAGGCGAACCAGAGGAGATGGTAGAAGAAGAAACATTCCTCTTCTTccacacaaaaaaaataaacatcaTTTATATCCTTGGGAGGAAAACGAAAAAAAGTGTAAGAGGGGTGTAGGGAATTTGGGCTGTGAGGGATGGATAGGCTGACGTTCGTGTCGCTCCTATGCCTCGTGGCCGCCACCACGGTCGCCCGGGCCGAGGACCCTTACCTCTTCTTCACATGGAACGTCACCTACGGCACCATCTCTCCTTTAGGAGTCCCGCAGCAGGGCATTCTCATTAACGGCCAGTTCCCCGGCCCCAACATCAACTCCACCTCCAATAATAACATCGTCATCAATGTCTTTAACTTCCTTGACGAGCCCTTCCTCTTCACCTGGTATGCTGCCGGTTGCAGATAGTCCGGTTTCTTATTTGTCAATGATgttcagtttttttttcttttttttaatcatgaCGATATTTTGGTTGGCAGGAACGGCATCCAGCACAGGAAGAACTCGTGGCAAGATGGTGTGCTCGGAACCAACTGCCCGATCCCTCCCGGGAAGAACTTCACGTATCACTTCCAGGTCAAGGATCAGATCGGCAGCTACTTCTACTACCCCACCACCGCCGTGCACCGTGCGGCTGGTGGATTTGGTGGCCTCCGTGTGAACAGCCGTCTGCTGATCCCTGTCCCTTATGCTGATCCCGAGGATGATTACACCATCCTCATTGGCGACTGGTACACCAAGTCCCACAAGCAGCTCAAGGCCTTGTTGGATGGCGGCCGGACCCTCGCCAGGCCTGATGGTGTCCTCATCAATGGGAAATCTGGAAAGGGCAACAAGGACGAGCCCCTCTTCACCATGAAGCCGGGCAAGACCTACAAGTACAGGATCTGCAACGTCGGCCTTAAGAACTCCCTCAACTTCAGGTTCCAGGACCACCCGATGAAGTTGGTGGAGATGGAAGGTTCTCACGTTGTCCAGAACGACTACGACTCCCTTGACGTCCACGTCGGCCAGTGCTACTCTGTCCTCGTGACCGCTGACAAGGAGCCCAAGGACTACTATGCTGTGGCTTCCACCAGGTTCACCAAGCAGGTGATCACCGCCACCGGCATCATCCGCTACACCAACGGAAAGGGACCTGCCTCCCCCGAGCTCCCCCCAGCACCAGAGGGCTGGGCCTGGTCTCTCAATCAGTTCCGCTCCTTCCGCTGGAACCTGACCGCTAGTGCGGCCAGGCCCAACCCCCAGGGTTCTTACCACTACGGCCAGATCAACATCACCCGCACCATCAAGCTCGTCAACTCAGCCACCAAGCTGAATGGCAAGCTCAGGTATGCCATCAACGGGGTCTCGCACCTGAATTCCGAGACCCCACTCAAGCTTGCCGAGTACTTTGGCGCCGCTGACAAGGTCTTCAAGTACAACGTCATCTCCGACGACCCGAAGGAGGTCAACTTGGTAACTGTGGAGTCCAACGTGCTGAACGTCACCTTCCGCACCTTCGTCGAGATCATCTTGGAGAACCATGAGAAGAGCATCCAGTCGTGGCACCTTGATGGATATTCTTTCTTCGCCGTCGCGTAAGTATCACTTCCCGGCACACTCTCTCATTTCTTAGTGACACAACCACTATGATTTATCTCATCGCACGGTGTCCGTGTCTAACTTGACAACATTAATTCTCGAACAGGGTTGAGCCAGGGAGGTGGACCCCGGAGAAGAGGGCAACCTACAACCTCCTTGACGCTGTCAGCAGGCACACGATCCAGGTCTTCCCCAAGTCGTGGGCCGCCATCCTATTGACATTCGACAATGCTGGGATGTGGAACTTGAGGTCCGAGCTGCCCGAGAGGAGGTACCTGGGCCAGGAGCTCTACATCAGCGTTATCTCACCAGAACGCTCTCTCAGGGATGAGTACAACATGCCCGACAATACCCAGCTCTGCGGGGCTGTCCTCAACTTGCCCAAGCCCGCCCCTTACACTATCTAAGTTTTTCACAACCTATACATTTGACAATATCATAGAACGAATGTATTACAAGGTTATTGTCAATGAATCAACTCCTTGATCTTTCTATTCCATCAGTTTTGCTGCCAATGTCCTCTTTCTATTTATTTCTGTTTTCCATCTTTTACAATTTGATTATTCCGCTCAAGATGCATAAATAAGCTGGGCAAAGCTCAGAACATTCTTAAGATCAGAACTTACAGTATGTTTATTTGTTCTGGAGCAAGCTCCCGAATTTAGAATAATGATGTAAAACACCCAAATTCTGTTAAGTCCTGCATATGATTTCCTGTCTGTTGTCGAAGAAGTTTTGTCATGTGAAGAGGTGGCAGTTCTCACTTATTAATAAAGTTAATTTTGGCAATGCttgctcctttttttttttttcctacttTACTATCCGTTTACAAGTCCTTAGGACAGAATCTATTgtcaacataatcattaccaCGACAAATGACTTTCCAGGTTATCCAAAATCGGTTGTGTAAATTTAGAAtgtgaaaattcaatatagtCATTAAGGCCACAGTACATTTAGAATGTGAAAAATCGATTATGTCTACCTTTAATTTGTTTCCCACTTTCCACGAAAAAAAGTACATTCAACAATTCATCTCtatgatattttctttttctgttacTTCATTTGGATCGGACGGTATCACTTTCTGATGGCACAGACGATGATGACACCATAGAAACAGGTTTTCCGGAGGAGGGAAACATCAGAGGACACCCTTCTCTCGAACCGCTGGAAGAGCTCTTCGGAGAGGTGTGGGCCGATGTGGGCCTCGACGATGGGGCCGAGGGTGGCCCGGACCAGGTTGGCCTTCGCCCTACCATGGGAAACCGGATCTGTGATCAACTCCTCCCGTTTCTTCTGATCTGAATGCTCCCTGATCCTCTTGTACTCCATCTTCTGAATCTCAAACCCACCACACTTCAGCATTGCCCTTTCAACTTCCTCCATGCTCCTCATGTATGCCGGGATGTTAAACCCGTCTCTTGTCTCTTCATCT of the Punica granatum isolate Tunisia-2019 chromosome 6, ASM765513v2, whole genome shotgun sequence genome contains:
- the LOC116210584 gene encoding L-ascorbate oxidase homolog; translated protein: MGRLAIALLLCLSAGNAVVQAEDPYIFFTWNVTYGTISPLGVPQQGILINGQFPGPNINSTTNNNIVLNIYNHLDEPFLITWHGVQQRKNSWQDGTLGTNCPIPPGQNYTYHFQVKDQIGTYFYFPTTAMHRAAGGFGGLRINSRLLIPVPYPDPEDDYTVLIGDWYSKSHTQLRSFLDSGRALGRPDGVLINGKSNKGKGKDKDKPLFTMKPGKTYKYRICNVGLKNSLNFRFQGHKMKLVEMEGSHTVQNIYDSLDVHVGQCYAVLVTADQAPKDYYVVASTRFTKTMLTTTAVISYTNGKGPASPDIPEAPVGWAWSLNQFRTFRWNLTASAARPNPQGSYHYGQINITRTIKLINSAGKVNGKLRYAINGVSHTEPDTPLKLAEYYEVPNKVFKYDIIPDSPPQTIGAKITTEPNVANLTHRNYIEIILENHEKSLQSWHLGGYSFFAVAIEPGRWTPDKRKNYNNLDAVSRHTIQVFPKSWAAIMTTFDNCGMWNLRSELIERRYLGQQMYFSVVSPERSLLDEYNMPDNALLCGIVKDMPKPAPYTI
- the LOC116210169 gene encoding L-ascorbate oxidase homolog, which translates into the protein MDRLTFVSLLCLVAATTVARAEDPYLFFTWNVTYGTISPLGVPQQGILINGQFPGPNINSTSNNNIVINVFNFLDEPFLFTWNGIQHRKNSWQDGVLGTNCPIPPGKNFTYHFQVKDQIGSYFYYPTTAVHRAAGGFGGLRVNSRLLIPVPYADPEDDYTILIGDWYTKSHKQLKALLDGGRTLARPDGVLINGKSGKGNKDEPLFTMKPGKTYKYRICNVGLKNSLNFRFQDHPMKLVEMEGSHVVQNDYDSLDVHVGQCYSVLVTADKEPKDYYAVASTRFTKQVITATGIIRYTNGKGPASPELPPAPEGWAWSLNQFRSFRWNLTASAARPNPQGSYHYGQINITRTIKLVNSATKLNGKLRYAINGVSHLNSETPLKLAEYFGAADKVFKYNVISDDPKEVNLVTVESNVLNVTFRTFVEIILENHEKSIQSWHLDGYSFFAVAVEPGRWTPEKRATYNLLDAVSRHTIQVFPKSWAAILLTFDNAGMWNLRSELPERRYLGQELYISVISPERSLRDEYNMPDNTQLCGAVLNLPKPAPYTI